In Thermobaculum terrenum ATCC BAA-798, the DNA window AGAATTGATTTCTATGTTTTTCCATCCATGGTCCTAAAAGTTTCTCGGATTCACCATAGCTCGCAGCCGTATCTATATGATTTACCCCATACTCTATGATTGTTTCCATTGTTCTATCTGCTTCTTCTTGCGTGACGTTGCTAAGGGCTGCAGCTCCAAAGATAACTCGACTGCTTGGGTGACCTGTTCTACCAAATGTCTGCTTGCCTATCATAGATTTCCTCCTCCCATCAGCTCTGGATACGCTAATAATACACCCATAGAACGATATTTGTCAGACAGTTTCTAATTTAGCTGTTCAACCTCCATATAGAGAAGTTGAGCACAGTTGCAAACATGGACCAGGCTAGGTAAGGAATAAGGATAACAGCTGCGATAACTGATACCCTTGCTACGGCTCTAATCGTCATTGCTATAAACGCCACAAGCGTGACGATCTCAATGAATCCCAACCTGGGTGACCTTAGTCCAAAGAAAATGTAAGACCAGAGAAGATTTAGCGCTAACTGTATAAAGAACAGTTTGGTTGCTGTTCTTTTCAACGGGTTATCTTCTTTAAGGCTGACAATATATAAAGCTATACCCATTAGCATATAAAG includes these proteins:
- a CDS encoding TspO/MBR family protein, which produces MVKDTKSYFEDKRVNLASFGKALGFIAICEGVGLIGSIPTAQNIPSWYSEIRKPSFTPPNWLFGPVWTILYMLMGIALYIVSLKEDNPLKRTATKLFFIQLALNLLWSYIFFGLRSPRLGFIEIVTLVAFIAMTIRAVARVSVIAAVILIPYLAWSMFATVLNFSIWRLNS